The Sorghum bicolor cultivar BTx623 chromosome 6, Sorghum_bicolor_NCBIv3, whole genome shotgun sequence genome contains the following window.
gaccttctgagcagtctgtactaattctggtctgcaggcaatatggtgtatccaaactggtcgccactagattcattggaaagtagactcgacaagctttccaacaagtcctcataaaccttcatagcttttgtgactaaaacgttatgaagatttctttgcactggtccgtttttaacttccactggtccgttttttacttcttctggaacttgcactggtccgttcttcaggtccgattcatccttctcttcttctatatacctgagtacaatcaaggtacaacacttaggtagtatataattcttattAATGTTAAAAATGAATCtgacaaagtagcgcgtggacctcttgttgtagcttctttgcacgactacgtgtaatcggtccatcgatgacttgggctggtgtcggtgtgggtgaaacttgagtgggtgtagcttgacttggagcttgtgacatcttgcttggtagCGTGGTCATATCAAGTGATGTATATGACATATTCAAGTTATTCATCAAAAGAATGCAAAATGAGTATGAAaccaccatcaagaaagtgagaagtgacaatggaagtgaattcaaaatcacaagagttgatgagctctgTGATGAGTTAGGAATcaagcatcaattctcggcaaaGTATACACCACAATCCaatatggcaagatcaatgctaAGTGAGTACAATATGAGTCACtcattttgggccgaagcaatcaacatggCATGCTTCTATAACAATAGACTCTATTGTCATccattcctagagaagacaccttatgagatattgaatggaagaaagcccaatatATCATACTTTCGAGtatttggatgcaaatgctacatattgagaaaaggcactagattgagcaagtttgacaagaaagttgatgaaggcttcttgcttggtaaCTCCACTtcaagcaaagcttatagagtatggaatttgggaagtggtcaacTTGAGGAAGtacatgatgttgaatttgatgaaactcaaGGCTCTCAAGATGAAGAAGAGAACttggatgatgtgagaggcacacaattggccgatgcaatgaagagaaTGGAAATTGGTGATATTAGGCCAAGAGCGgtaattgatgttgaagatgacaaagatcaagtgcttccttcctctaatgtgcaagctagtgggtcTCATGACCAAATTCAAGCTAGTTCATCatctcaagtgcaagatcaacaacatgaagctagtacatcatctaaATCAAgtaatcaaccaagtgcaaatactccaaccaataaatattgcaagagatcatctatTGGATTatatcattggtgatatatcaagaggtgtgcaaactagatcaagattggcatcattttgtgaacatttctcatttgtatcatccattgaaccaaagaagatagaagaagaattgagagatgttgattgggtaaatgctatgcatgaagagctaaacaattttactagaaatcaagtatgggagttagtagagaggcctaaggatcataatgtgattggaaccaagtgggtcttttgaaataaacaagatcaagatgggatagtaataaggaacaaagcaagattggtagcacaaggttacacacaaattgaaggtcttgacttcggtgaaacatatgccctggttgctagattggaagcaattaggatcttgttagcctatgcttgtgctcacaatatcaagctatatcaaatggatgtgaagagtgcattcttGAACGGATACATAAATGAGgtggtttatgttgagcaacctcccggttttgaaaatgacaagaagcccaaccatgtttataagttgaagaaagcattgtatggtttgaaacaagcacctagagcatggtatgagaggttaagggatttcttactctctaaagggtttattatgggtaaggttgacaccactctcttcactaaaAAGATAGGCAAGGACttatttgtgttgcaaatctatgttgatgacattatatttggttcaaccaatcaagaattttgtgaagagtttggaaagATGATGGCAAAagaatttgagatgtccatgattggagagcttagttacttccttggtcttcaaatcaagcaaatgaagaatggcacatttgtaagtcaaggcaagtacatcaaagacatgctcaagaagtttggcatggatgatgcaaagtcaATTAGCACACCTATGGGAACTAATGGAAACTTGGATATTGAtgctagtggcaacatggtagatcaaaagttatattggtctatgtgggggtataaacccctataccctcatgggcctatatgggccgcaccatcagaggtggctcggcccacaggatgaagacgtgcggcgcacgactggtcggcgtgcaccgcaaggctacaagattttgtaccaaataggatactttacttgtaactctgtcccttcacgatatataaggaggggcaggggtcccctagaggacagatcatacatacgattctctcaacacaaatcaatacaaccagacgcaggacgtaggtattacgccaactcggcggccgaacctggataaaaagcttgtccgagtcttgcgtcaccatcgagttcgtagtttgcgcaccgtctaccgataaactactaccgtgggtataccccaaggtagactgccgaccagctttcgtcgacagtctatgactggaagcctactctatgtgactgcatcaaggccggatgtgatatttagtgtatgcatgtgtgctagatttcaagcttcactaagagaaagtcatttgaaggcaacaaaaagaatattgaggtacctaaagcatacacaaaatgttggattgtggtatcccaaaggagcAAATTTTGAATTGATTGGTTATTCTGACTCTGATTATGTGGGATGTAAAGTTGAGAGAAAGAGCACATCAGGCACATGTCAATTATTAGGAAGATCTCTTGTGTCCTGGtcatcaaagaagcaaaatagtgtagcACTTTCAACTGCTGAAGCAGGATATATTTCagctggtagttgttgtgctcaattactttggatgaagGCTACTTTGAATGATTTTGGAATCAAGTTCAAACAAGTGTCATTGCTATGTGATAATGAGAGtgtcgtgaagctcaccaacaacccagttcaacattcaagaacaaagcatatagatgtccgtcatcatttcataagagatcatcaacaaaaaggggacatttgtattgagagtgtgggcaccgaagatcaacttgccgatatattcaccaagccacttgatgagaagaggttttgcaagctaaggaatgaattgaacatattggatttctcaaatatgtgttgatgcaccccccacTTATAtggcatgcctctccttcgagcaaagtaaggtaaaattgattggcatgtcatccatcctttgctaaggatttgtttagtgcatctagtcattcctcacATGTCCTAGGCTCattcataaaaataaaatgaatttaatgcttgtatggtaccactattgcttctttgATTGAAATGATCTAGTGgcagcatatgacatgtttgtgggcttgcaatcctagtgttcgATCTAGaaaatgagctataagtgtttaactcaacattgtcaagataacccttgaaatgaggtgtgaaaaagcttgtcattggatcaaaccgagttaaatatcttaggcaagtaatttagattgaaccaaatttgggaaaatgatcctcACTTAACATGATTTCACAcacaacctatctaaaatttgagctcaccttttgtggtcatcgatgacaaagggggagaagtatttcacaaagataggttttgctaaaagaaggggatcaaattattttgaagcacacaagtagggggagcaagctcacaaacttgtatgttgcatttggatgtgcattacatatgtttgcttgcatagcACATTTTTTTCTCTGatacttgcttgtgtggtgtatgctagttgtaaaatTGTTTGTTGAAATGAAATACTAGCATACATAGGATGGTAGTTAGTTGTGCCTTGCATGTTTTGTTTTTACAAGTGATACTAGAGCCTTGTTTATAacgttgatctcacggggtatCTAGTGTTTATGTTTGCAAGAGCTATCTAACTAACCATGGTACTAAGGATGGTGTTCAAATgccaactccgattggtatcacgcttcaaaggtccattctttacaccttagcatcatttggtagtcgttgtctcctatgtttcctatatctaagcatatgtgcaagctttcaaatccaaactcttagcacatatgtagggggagccaaTGCTACCAAttcgggtttatgaaacttgtctatatcctttacacatggtaaaatgcttgggcaagcaacatgaatctaaaaagattttattgaatatctttgtgaaaaggttgtcatcaattaccaaaaagggggtgattgaaagccctagttgggttttggataattgatgaaacctatgtgtactacctttgtcatgagtaaaatataaatataggtTCGTACActccaagtgatggagctagatgatggtcatgatGATGGAGGTGATcaaaagatgatattcaagtgctcaaacttggaaaagaagataaAAAATGGGCTCAAGGAAAAGGTATTTCtaatagggccattttgttttgccactcaagacaccaagtgggtgtgagtggatttaggatagataaccgtactataaagaggagaaatctttaattgcaatggttatctagtgccactaagtatgAGACTCATTTGCATTTACCTATCACTTAGTGACGTTGTGAGctgcatgagaaagcctataaaaatatttgtgaaaagctaatttaaatgaccaatttattttggaatattttggTGAAGTTAGCTACTTGAAGAAGAGGTGCTCAAATTGATCATCCCTTTATTTCCTAGACAAAGTCACCATCCTGGCATTTCTCATTTTTGAACGAGAAATTCTCATATCTATTTTGTCTAGACAGAGACCCCATCCTGGCAATTCTCATTTCTGAACGAGAAATTCTCATATGTCTAGACAGAGACCTCATGTCGGCAATTCTGATTTTTGAACGAGAATTTCTCATAGTTATGTTGTCTAACCGAAGACCCATCTCGGCATTTCTCTCTTGTGAACGAGAAATTCTTATAAGGCTTCTTGAGTCGGCAATTGCCGTTTCTGTATGAGAATTTCTCATACAACTCAGATCCAGCTGGTGCGCTGTCGTCCGTTGGTTGGCGCACTAGCCTAGTGCTTGGAGGCCGTCGTTCGTTCGACCGTTTGAGGAGCTAAGGGACCCGCATGTCAGCCTGAAGAGAGAAAAGTGGCGTGTGACCGTTGCGTGGGGATGGTGCTGGCTGGCTGGTAGGTTTTAACTAGCGCCTCCCCCTTTCCTTTCCCCTCTCTCCGAACCAGAACAGAAGCACGCTCTCCTTCTCTCTCGCTTTAGTGAAACAAAGAACAGAGAAGAAAGTTCTCTCCCCTCTCCTCCCTCACTCCCAAGGatttgtgctccattcaagtgagagagCAAGCTCTAGAGATCGATTtgagagctccaagatctcctccctctcctctccattcCCATGGTTGGTTCTCTTTGGTGAGAGGACTTGAGGAAACCCTAGTGTTCATGCATCTGTGATTCATATTTGTGGCACTAGGTTGTGATTGCAATCgttgatttcttattactcttggtgattgtcgtcacctagacggttggtGTTGGATTGATTAGTGAGGGGACTTGGTGATCGTAtccgcccccaatcaaggtgaaTTTGTGAGGGGTTGTTGTGGTTTCCCGGCGGAGTGCTAAAttccaactctagtggattgctcgtgtcattgagataCCTCACTTGTGGTAGGTCCTTGCGGTGCTCGTGGTGAGCTTGGGTGTGGAATCCCAACTAACCGCCGGACCacgaagtgttggtcgacacaacggggactagcgtgccgacaagcacgtgaacctcgagagaaaaatattggtgtcaatattgtgattggtattctcccggtgattatattgatatacattgtgattggttcatcctctacacatcggtataattatctcttacctatttactttcttgcaaattagttgtaactagtagatcctagttttagctagttgtaactagttgtagagagtagtgacatagccaatgcttgtgcctagagatcatagcaactagaatttttggataggtggcttgcagcccttgtagagctagagcaaaatcgctttacgccttttgttatattaatcctttgctctattgccttgtagaatttttaaataggctattcacccccctctatccatattaggacctttcagccgTGCTTCTTCAGGACTCTTCCACCGCCTCCAAGGATACATATCCACCCTATGTTAAGGCCGGTTTGATTCAAGGGCCACGGTTCATCccaccggactatataaggtagACTACCCCTCAGaggcatatcctttattagctACATCCACATtagaaattagggtttcatcaagtagagaagtagaggtccctctagatcttctagttctagttcttctagttcgtcttctagttctagttctagttctagttcatctagttgaaGTTGTCTAGTTTAtcgtctagttcatctagttgtaaACTAGAGAAGAGGCAGAGCGAAGAGGATAGAGccaaggaggagccggatctgtcagatcttcctcaacattgtacattTGCAATAGCCAGTTAATCTTTGGGCAATCTCTTGGTTCTTTAATTttataattcctaagttcttcATTTAATTTTAGTATTTACctttaagttatttattggattctcgcttgcatcaggTGCTCTAGTTCTTTGATactctagagtagtaattaataggttaAGCATGAcacttagtcttgcaattacctagaattgcacccaatccggcggattgttgtggtagccctaggatcATGACAGTCCTAACGGCTGATGTATCCCACaacattcggatcggtgtttgtaggactgtaGTCAGAACTTCCTAGCCCTCTTCTCATCtttttctatggttagtgttctgatgtcccaaaataagtaaccCTAAAGTAAACCTTGATTCCTAGATCAATCtatagaactcttaggaaaattCCTCTCTCCCTATAAAATCatatatatagttatccttggcgaTCTAAATCTCAACTAGTACACTTTGTGTTCCCCGTGGAAAATCGATATCTTGGAATACTCTCggatgaaagctacatcggtatccatgcgcttacggatttttctatttgtgtttaaaatacccaacaatgattCATTAATAGGGTACATGGTATTGGCTTTATCGGACCATGCACATTATCTTGATCTAGAGTCGCCTCATGATCACGTGTGTCTTCATTGCTGACTAACTCATCGGCCGAGGCACAACTGCTCTTCCAACCACCTATAGGGTTATGGGTCATGGAAGGAGATATCATATTTACATCCACTACTTGGCACATCTAGCGCATGAGGTCTTTTGTGATGTCCTCTCTAATTTTTGGTAACAACTCGTGTTTAGCTTGTTCTTTGATGGCTTCCaaattgttggcatttcttagcatcACCTTAGTTACTAGGCTGTCGTCCCTAGCAGCAATGCTAGAAATTCATGGGTtggtatttatgaaactaattaAACTCTTAAAAATAATATAGATATAGAAGGGAATCCGTAACCACACAGATTAAATACCATTGCAGCACTTCATTAGGAATATTCTAGGTatacttatttatattttattcaGAGAGAAGCCAGGAGATATAGGCTTAGAGATGAACTTGTCAAATACGATTACTTATGAGAGAATcaatcacacagtcacttactctaGCAGGGGTTAGCGAATAAATTAATAGATAAATAATTGCAAGCATAAAGGATAACACTTGGagattagaaatagactactcatCATAATTGATAGGTAAATAGGAGATTAATCACGAGATTGAATTCCTATGCAGCTTCTAATTCATTAAGGCATTCATCTATTCTAGCACATACacaatcatgtatagcataatgaCTCCTCATCTATGTAGAAGGAACATTACTAAGGAAGAAAAGGATCAGAGCAAGATCTCCCCCATAACTTAGCTCTACCAAACCTATCAAAGGACACAACGCGTCTGTCACATCCACGATCTACCAtaagacccggccaatagggggCATCCACAAGTAAACAACATCTAAGCACTATGCTTACATGTAATCTACCACTTAACCCACTCGAGATTTGGGCTAAGCGCTTTGCGAACAtacacataaactcattatcaatcatgacTATATCGAATATAAGAATATCGCAAATTAAGAACATAATCAATAGAAACATAATCAATTTAGAATAAAGTCATAGAGAAAGATACAAGATCATACCAAACTCTTGATGACGATGATCCAGAATCCTAAGCATAGCGCCTGAACTCTTCTAAAACCTATCTAGTCTAAACCTAATTAGAACTTGATGAACTAGAGTAGCTATTCTAATTCTCTAGTAGAGATAATCTCTAATCTCCAGCTTCTGGTTTATGGCTTCCACTAATGAGATTGCCCCAAACCCTAGGCTCCAGGCctacttatatagccctctTGAATGAACCATGGCGCTCGGATGAAACCGACTTGAGCCAACGATTAttattgatcctcaaaggcggtggaatcATAATTTGTGGGACTCACTGTGATTTGCTGTTGTTAGAGGGTGAGTGCCCGAGGCACGAGGGTGGGCATCCTAGCCTAGTGCCAATTGGCCTCCCCGCTTGTTCCAGGAGGCTTCTGAGTCTTCTAGATTCTAGATTTTAATATTcactggtatgttccttgtaaaccTAACATGTGTTCCATGAGGCTTCTAAGTCTTCTAGATTCTAGATTTTAATATTCACTGGTATATTCCTTGTAGAgctgacatgtgggtctttcttggTTCTTTTCTATTTAGTCCCTGTAAAAATAGATATTCATCAAAACTCATGAAAATTTGTCAGTTAAACCCCTAAGTCTATGGTGATATTTCAATTATACCTTTTTTAGTTATTTGTTGACCATTAAAAATGGtagttatctaccgtcaacacacATCCACTTCATCACTTGTTGATTACTTCCTCTTTCTATACATGTCGTTGCAGTCGAGCTAATGCTTTCAACCACTGTAACTGGACACACCACGCACATTGTTTGTCTGCTTTGGGTAGGCTAGGACTTATGTGAGCACATCCTTTTTCCTAACCGAAGTTATCTCTGAAGACTCAAGGACTTCTTGCTTCCCTAAAATTTCTGTAAATAAATTGTCAGTTGTAGCTTTTGACCATTAAATTTGAGCACTTCCTACTGACCTATTGAGAGTACTCATAAATCTCTCATACAAGTACATGTGGTGGAGGAACATCGACCTAAGATATCTGAGGTCCTTAACCAAATGTAGAATGCGATGGACGGATATATCAAAGAAAGTCAGCGAGAAGTAGGCCTCAAGGAGACACATCACCTCAATCATCTTATTTTCAAGATCTTCCAGTGGTCGTTCATCTATGACTTCTGAGAGATTTCACAAAAAAATTTAGTTTGactaatgtagcactttcgtttgtatttggtaattattgtctaaccacggattaactaggctcaacaaattcgtctcgcaaattacaggcaaaatctgtaattagttatttttttatctatatttaatactcgatACATAtatccaaagatttgatgtgatggagaatcttaaaaaaaaatttagaaacggGAGATACACAGAGACGAATAttataggccttatttagttttaaattttttttttgcaaaatagacattgtagcacttttgtttgtatttaacaaatattgtccaatcatggactaactaggctaaaaaaattcactcgcaaattacagacaaactgtgcaattagttattatttttatctatatttaatggtcCATACATGTATCGTAAGTTTGATGCGACGGAAAATCTatatttctatctatatttaatgttccatacatgcgtcgatttttttgcaaattttttttgaactaaacaaggtacaAGAAATTCTCAGCAATCATCAGGTTTCAGCTCTGCGCTGCACTCTGCACATCAATTAAGTCATAGTTTCAGGCCGCACTAACAGTGGCAAACAGACGGCCGCAAGACACGGGGGATACACAGTACAGCAGCCGTGGGGTGAGCTAATCGATGAGGATGGGGGTGGACGAGGTGTACCCGCCGGCGCGCTCCCGGATCTCCTCGGGGATGTGGGCGCGGAGCACCTGCACCCTGAACACCACGCCCTCCGGCTTGCCGTCGAGCAGCTCGAAGACGCACCCGTCGCCGAGCATGAGGCCGTTGTCCAGCGCGAAGCCCCGCCACCCGGCCTCCAGGCGCTGGATCTGCCGCCCCCCCGTGAACCGCATCTCCCAGGACCGGCCGTGCCGCGTCACCGTCGCCGGCACCGTGGTCGCCGGGAGGAACGGCGCCAGCGACCTGGGCACCACCTGCAGCAAGGCAAACCCAAGGAGTTTGTTTGGTCATGCTCATTCATGCATCACGTGGAAGCCTCTTGCGTGACTCTGTTTCAGCAAATGCAATGCAAGCACAAGAGCATATGAGTAGCAACAGTACCACTTGGAACGGCTGATTGACATGAGACTTGCAGAGGATGCATGTGAAGTATGGCCTCCCGAGAAGAGGGAGGACCCCGGGCTGCATGGCACACGGCGTCTCCGACATGGACAGCGGATCAGCTCCTCCGTCTGTAGGGCTCGCGCCGGCGCTGTGTCCGGCGGAGGACATCGCCACCGATTTGCCTTTGCTCATGACAACTGCAGTCGCAAATAAGGAAGATCTATGTCAGCTAGAGAATCACATTTTGCAGAGATTGGGTTTGGTCTTTGGGgcacaactttttttttttttacctttcCTGGATGGACGACGGAGGGACTTGGAGGACTGATGAGTGAGGACGGATGAG
Protein-coding sequences here:
- the LOC8070824 gene encoding B3 domain-containing protein Os04g0386900, with the protein product MDGWFFLLSSVLTHQSSKSLRRPSRKVVMSKGKSVAMSSAGHSAGASPTDGGADPLSMSETPCAMQPGVLPLLGRPYFTCILCKSHVNQPFQVVVPRSLAPFLPATTVPATVTRHGRSWEMRFTGGRQIQRLEAGWRGFALDNGLMLGDGCVFELLDGKPEGVVFRVQVLRAHIPEEIRERAGGYTSSTPILID